In the Scyliorhinus torazame isolate Kashiwa2021f chromosome 4, sScyTor2.1, whole genome shotgun sequence genome, one interval contains:
- the LOC140411249 gene encoding transmembrane protein 121-like: protein MVPPVSGSKPHVCLSTMVILSSMAIMDCYLIQQHSQGPRKIGVAVIVTVGDVCLLVGLRYVAVWVGAEVRTAKRGYAMVLWFLYIFVLEIKLYFVYQNYKADRGNLGLLARKTLTLMLSICVPALYLILVAVDHMEHLKALKKKEEVRNRLLWVVVDLLDVLDIQANLWEPPKKGLPLWAEGLMFFYCYILLLILPCLSLSEISMQGVHILPHKMMLYPILSFITINVITIFIRGCNLLFFRDARASGIFMGKNVLAIALKTCSFVQYRRRLPDLTPAPVPELQQNSRPIGTLVTLHPMEQAATAEGPSSENT from the coding sequence ATGGTGCCCCCGGTGTCTGGCAGTAAACCACATGTCTGTCTCTCCACCATGGTCATCCTGAGCAGCATGGCTATCATGGATTGCTACCTCATCCAGCAGCACAGCCAAGGGCCCAGGAAGATCGGAGTAGCCGTCATAGTAACAGTGGGTGACGTCTGCCTTCTGGTGGGCCTGCGCTATGTGGCAGTGTGGGTTGGCGCTGAGGTGCGGACAGCCAAGCGTGGCTACGCCATGGTCCTCTGGTTCCTCTACATCTTTGTGTTGGAGATCAAGCTCTACTTTGTCTATCAGAATTACAAGGCCGACCGTGGCAACCTGGGTTTGTTGGCCAGGAAAACCCTTACTCTGATGCTGTCTATCTGCGTGCCGGCTCTCTACCTCATACTGGTGGCTGTCGACCACATGGAACATTTGAAGGCCTTAAAGAAGAAAGAGGAGGTGAGGAACCGCCTATTGTGGGTTGTGGTGGACCTGCTGGATGTGTTGGATATTCAGGCCAACTTGTGGGAACCTCCGAAGAAAGGCCTCCCGCTGTGGGCCGAAGGTTTGATGTTCTTCTACTGCTATATCCTCCTGCTGATCCTGCCTTGTCTCTCCCTCAGTGAGATTAGTATGCAAGGTGTGCACATCCTCCCCCACAAGATGATGCTCTACCCAATCCTTAGCTTCATCACGATCAacgtcatcaccatcttcatccgaGGGTGTAACCTCCTCTTCTTCCGTGATGCCAGGGCCTCGGGCATCTTCATGGGTAAGAACGTTCTCGCCATCGCCCTCAAGACGTGCAGCTTCGTCCAGTACAGGAGGCGGCTGCCTGATCTCACTCCAGCCCCTGTCCCCGAGCTCCAGCAGAACTCTCGCCCCATTGGCACCCTCGTTACCCTCCACCCGATGGAGCAAGCGGCAACAGCGGAGGGCCCCAGCAGTGAGAATACGTGA